Proteins encoded by one window of Paraburkholderia sprentiae WSM5005:
- a CDS encoding MBL fold metallo-hydrolase translates to MTSLPTLVRRMLGVSAAQRSRAMFNRSPQHDGERFQNVKPRPAQSVRKTLGLAWTVLFNKPRGTAPTDALPVETLTRAQLDAAPNRSLYRLGHSTMLLKLRDKFWLTDPVFAERASPFRNLGPKRFHAPPISLEDLPPLRGVILSHDHYDHLDRETVLVLAQRTEVFLTPLGVGDRLIEWGIDAAKVRQFDWWQGTEVEGIAFTATPAQHFSGRSLFDGNRTLWASWVIVDHDLRVFFSGDTGYFDGFSAIGERLGPFDVTLIETGAYDAMWPYVHMQPEETVQAHIDLRGRWLVPIHNGTFDLAMHRWQEPFERVTGLALARGVALSTPRMGERLDLSAVHRGERWWRDVAQTVVAPKASWRICASREAGEGESS, encoded by the coding sequence ATGACGTCGCTTCCCACCCTTGTCCGCCGAATGCTCGGCGTGAGCGCCGCGCAACGCAGTCGCGCGATGTTCAACCGCTCGCCGCAGCATGACGGCGAGCGCTTCCAGAACGTCAAGCCGCGTCCCGCGCAAAGCGTGCGCAAAACGCTCGGCCTCGCGTGGACGGTGCTGTTCAACAAGCCGCGCGGCACGGCGCCGACCGACGCATTGCCCGTCGAAACGCTGACGCGCGCGCAACTCGATGCGGCGCCCAACCGCAGCCTGTACCGGCTCGGTCATTCGACGATGCTGCTGAAGTTGCGCGACAAGTTCTGGCTCACCGATCCCGTGTTCGCCGAACGGGCGTCTCCATTCCGCAATCTCGGACCGAAGCGCTTTCATGCGCCGCCGATCTCGCTCGAAGATTTGCCGCCGCTGCGCGGCGTGATCTTGTCGCACGATCACTACGACCATCTCGATCGCGAGACCGTCCTCGTACTGGCGCAGCGTACCGAGGTGTTTCTGACGCCGCTCGGCGTCGGCGACCGGCTCATCGAATGGGGTATCGACGCGGCGAAGGTGCGCCAATTCGACTGGTGGCAGGGCACAGAGGTGGAGGGGATCGCGTTCACCGCGACCCCCGCGCAGCACTTCTCCGGGCGCAGCCTGTTCGACGGCAACCGCACGTTGTGGGCGTCGTGGGTGATCGTCGATCACGATTTGCGCGTTTTCTTCAGCGGCGATACGGGCTACTTCGATGGTTTCAGCGCAATCGGCGAGCGCCTCGGACCATTCGACGTCACGTTGATCGAAACCGGCGCATACGATGCGATGTGGCCATACGTTCATATGCAGCCGGAAGAAACCGTGCAGGCGCACATCGACCTGCGCGGCCGCTGGCTCGTGCCGATTCATAACGGCACCTTCGACCTCGCGATGCATCGCTGGCAGGAGCCGTTCGAAAGGGTGACGGGGCTGGCGCTTGCGCGCGGCGTCGCGCTGTCGACACCGCGCATGGGCGAGCGGCTCGATCTGAGCGCGGTGCATCGCGGCGAACGCTGGTGGCGCGACGTCGCGCAAACCGTTGTTGCGCCGAAAGCCTCGTGGCGGATCTGCGCGTCGCGCGAGGCCGGGGAAGGGGAGTCTTCCTGA
- a CDS encoding TetR/AcrR family transcriptional regulator: MESSARPPRLTDRKRVAIVAAAIEEFLAAGYDATSMDRIAARANVSKRTVYNHFPSKEALFAAILHQLWDASQDGDALCYRADQPLRAQLLDLLERKLRLLHEESFLSLARVAIAAGIHSPDRARDMVARMGEREEDLTAWVRAADADGRIKTDDPVFAALQLQALVKAFAFWPQVALGQVPLDAGEQKRIAEAAADMFLARYA, from the coding sequence ATGGAATCCAGTGCCCGCCCTCCACGTCTGACCGACCGCAAGCGCGTCGCAATCGTCGCCGCCGCGATCGAGGAATTCCTCGCAGCCGGATACGACGCCACCAGCATGGACCGTATCGCCGCCCGCGCGAACGTCTCGAAGCGCACGGTCTATAACCATTTCCCCAGCAAGGAAGCGCTTTTCGCGGCGATTCTCCATCAGTTGTGGGACGCCAGCCAGGACGGCGACGCGCTCTGTTATCGCGCCGACCAACCGTTGCGTGCGCAGTTGCTCGATCTGTTGGAGCGCAAGCTGCGGCTGCTTCACGAGGAGTCGTTTCTGTCGCTTGCACGGGTGGCGATCGCGGCTGGCATCCATTCGCCGGACCGCGCGCGCGATATGGTCGCTCGCATGGGGGAACGCGAGGAAGATCTGACGGCGTGGGTTCGGGCGGCTGACGCGGACGGTCGCATCAAGACCGACGATCCCGTCTTTGCGGCACTGCAGTTGCAGGCGCTCGTCAAGGCTTTCGCGTTCTGGCCACAAGTGGCGCTGGGGCAAGTGCCGCTCGATGCCGGCGAACAGAAGCGGATCGCGGAAGCGGCGGCGGATATGTTTCTCGCGCGGTATGCGTGA
- a CDS encoding LPS-assembly lipoprotein LptE, which translates to MLRFAFALLFAGLLAGCNSTLHVEKPDPTSGLYATHTVLKPADVRVAEKFDPAYAQMVYLKINAETPNPRFVDFFVSALQEMHTFKKVATKDDLQAIVIERNLGSKVPNVSDLVGLNNLSKEIGPFLIVEPNAVFKGGYNFEGTLKAIDASTGKTVLLIDMTAFNMAGLDDPLFHPMLNGFINWTRNQPVAPETPQTAQQSKAAKL; encoded by the coding sequence ATGCTTCGTTTCGCATTCGCACTGCTGTTCGCCGGCCTTCTTGCAGGCTGCAACTCGACCCTGCATGTCGAAAAGCCCGACCCGACATCTGGCCTTTATGCAACCCATACGGTACTGAAACCCGCTGACGTTCGCGTTGCGGAGAAATTCGACCCGGCTTACGCCCAGATGGTCTATCTGAAGATCAATGCGGAAACGCCGAACCCGCGGTTTGTCGATTTTTTTGTATCCGCTCTTCAGGAAATGCATACCTTCAAGAAGGTCGCGACAAAGGACGACCTGCAGGCCATCGTGATTGAACGCAACCTCGGCAGCAAGGTTCCGAACGTGTCGGATCTTGTCGGACTCAATAACCTCAGCAAAGAGATTGGGCCGTTCCTGATCGTCGAGCCCAATGCGGTGTTCAAGGGCGGCTATAACTTCGAGGGAACGCTGAAGGCGATTGATGCCAGCACCGGAAAAACTGTTCTGCTGATCGACATGACCGCCTTCAACATGGCGGGACTTGACGATCCGCTGTTTCACCCGATGCTGAACGGATTCATCAACTGGACACGCAATCAGCCGGTCGCGCCGGAAACGCCACAAACCGCGCAGCAGTCGAAAGCTGCAAAACTTTGA
- a CDS encoding RNA polymerase sigma factor — protein sequence MSSFGGARGDDGAAHAIAEAVARRSYGKLVALLAMRTRDVAAAEDALADAFAAALADWPEHGCPASPEAWLMTVARRRAIDGARHRAVGDDVANQLVILADEIDECEAGALPDRRLALLFACTHPALEAAIRTPLMLQVVLGMEAKTIASAFLMSPAAMSKRLVRAKTKIREAGIPFNVPEREELPGRLDAVLEAVYAAYAEGWTDPLGGDAERRDLAGEALYLAQLLVELLPEEPETLGLLALMLFAQARRDARRDAAGDYVPLSAQDPATWNAPMLDAANALLRRANAFNAIGRFQLEAALQSAHVHRCRTRRPNWDEIVHLYDGLLAIAASPVVAVNRALAVAERDGPQAALDALAPYADDPRLADYQPYWAARANLLARAGATAQALSAYDLAIGLERDPAARRFLQRKRMELASGSS from the coding sequence ATGAGTTCGTTCGGCGGCGCCCGAGGCGATGACGGCGCCGCGCATGCGATCGCGGAGGCGGTCGCTCGCCGCAGCTACGGTAAGCTCGTCGCGCTGCTGGCGATGCGCACGCGCGACGTCGCCGCGGCCGAGGACGCGCTCGCCGACGCATTCGCGGCCGCGCTCGCGGACTGGCCGGAGCACGGCTGTCCAGCGAGTCCCGAAGCATGGCTGATGACGGTAGCGCGCCGCCGCGCGATCGATGGCGCGCGTCATCGCGCGGTCGGCGACGACGTCGCGAACCAGCTGGTGATTCTTGCCGACGAGATCGACGAGTGTGAAGCGGGCGCGTTGCCCGACCGGCGGCTTGCGCTGCTGTTCGCGTGCACGCACCCTGCGCTCGAAGCCGCGATTCGCACCCCGCTGATGCTGCAAGTGGTGCTGGGGATGGAAGCGAAGACGATCGCGTCCGCGTTCCTGATGTCGCCCGCCGCGATGAGCAAACGCCTCGTGCGGGCCAAGACCAAGATCCGCGAAGCGGGCATTCCGTTCAACGTGCCGGAGCGCGAGGAACTGCCCGGCCGGCTCGACGCGGTGCTCGAGGCGGTCTACGCGGCGTATGCGGAGGGTTGGACGGACCCGCTCGGCGGCGATGCCGAGCGGCGCGACCTCGCCGGCGAGGCGCTGTATCTCGCGCAACTGCTCGTCGAGCTGCTACCCGAGGAACCGGAGACCTTGGGTCTGCTCGCGCTGATGCTGTTTGCGCAGGCGCGGCGCGATGCGCGACGCGATGCAGCGGGCGACTATGTGCCGCTCTCGGCTCAGGACCCGGCAACATGGAACGCACCGATGCTCGACGCAGCGAACGCACTGCTGCGGCGCGCAAACGCGTTCAACGCAATCGGGCGCTTTCAGCTCGAGGCCGCGCTGCAGTCGGCGCATGTGCATCGCTGCCGGACGCGTCGCCCGAACTGGGACGAGATCGTGCATCTCTACGATGGGCTGCTTGCTATTGCGGCGTCGCCGGTAGTGGCCGTGAACCGCGCACTCGCCGTGGCGGAACGTGACGGCCCGCAGGCGGCGCTCGACGCGCTCGCGCCGTATGCGGACGACCCGCGGCTCGCCGACTATCAGCCTTATTGGGCCGCACGCGCCAACCTGCTCGCGCGGGCCGGCGCGACGGCGCAAGCACTCAGCGCGTACGACCTGGCGATCGGCCTCGAACGTGATCCGGCCGCGCGCCGGTTCCTGCAGCGCAAGCGAATGGAGCTTGCGTCGGGGAGCAGTTAG
- a CDS encoding YciI family protein: protein MEYLLMIYSEENGWNKMTDSERQQGVAAYHAYTESLKKAGALVGANRLQHTNTATTVRLVDGKPQVLDGPFSDSKEQLAGYYLIDVPNLDAAMSWAARCPGAAHGVMEVRPVWTAPYEAPSA from the coding sequence ATGGAATACCTGTTGATGATCTACTCGGAAGAAAACGGCTGGAACAAGATGACCGACAGCGAGCGGCAGCAAGGCGTTGCCGCCTATCACGCCTATACCGAATCGTTGAAAAAAGCGGGGGCGCTGGTGGGCGCCAACCGGCTGCAGCACACGAATACGGCCACCACGGTGCGGCTCGTCGACGGCAAGCCGCAAGTTCTTGATGGACCGTTTTCCGATTCGAAGGAGCAACTCGCCGGCTACTATCTGATCGACGTGCCGAACCTCGACGCGGCGATGTCGTGGGCGGCGCGTTGTCCAGGCGCGGCGCACGGCGTCATGGAGGTGCGCCCGGTCTGGACCGCCCCTTACGAAGCCCCCTCTGCATGA
- the acnB gene encoding bifunctional aconitate hydratase 2/2-methylisocitrate dehydratase — protein MLENFRAHVAARAALGIPPLPLTAQQTAELVELLTNPPAGEEQTLLELITNRVPAGVDEAARVKAGFLAAVAKGETACALISRARATELLGTMLGGYNIQPLIELLPDAEVGTVAADALKKTLLMFDQFHDVKELADKGNANAKAVLQSWADAEWFTSRPEVPQSLTVTVFKVTGETNTDDLSPAPDATTRPDIPLHALAMLKNARPGITPEEDGKRGPVKFIESLKEKGHLVAYVGDVVGTGSSRKSATNSVLWFTGEDIPFIPNKRFGGVCLGGKIAPIFYNTMEDAGALPIELDVSKMEMGDVVELRPYEGKALKNGEVIAEFQVKSDVLFDEVRAGGRIPLIIGRGLTAKAREALGLAPSTLFRLPQQPANSGKGFSLAQKMVGRACGLPEGQGVRPGTYCEPKMTSVGSQDTTGPMTRDELKDLACLGFSADLVMQSFCHTAAYPKPVDVKTHQTLPNFISNRGGIALRPGDGVIHSWLNRMLLPDTVGTGGDSHTRFPIGISFPAGSGLVAFAAATGTMPLDMPESVLIRFKGKMQPGVTLRDLVNAIPLYAIKQGTLTVAKQGKKNLFSGRILEIEGLPDLKVEQAFELSDASAERSAAGCTVHLNKEPIIEYLNSNVTLLKWMIAQGYQDPRSLQRRIKAMEQWLADPQLLSPDADADYAAVIEIDLADIHEPIVACPNDPDDVKTLSDVAGAKIDEVFIGSCMTNIGHFRAASKLLEGKRDIPVKLWVAPPTKMDQKQLTEEGHYGVFGTAGARTEMPGCSLCMGNQAQVREGATVMSTSTRNFPNRLGKNTNVYLGSAELAAICSRLGRIPTKEEYMADMGVLNADGDKIYQYMNFDQIEDFTEVADTVTM, from the coding sequence ATGCTTGAAAACTTTCGCGCTCACGTGGCCGCACGCGCCGCGCTCGGCATTCCTCCCTTGCCGCTAACGGCTCAGCAGACCGCCGAGCTGGTGGAACTCCTGACGAACCCGCCCGCCGGCGAAGAGCAGACTTTGCTCGAGCTGATCACCAATCGCGTGCCCGCCGGCGTGGACGAAGCGGCCCGCGTGAAGGCAGGCTTTCTCGCCGCCGTGGCCAAAGGCGAGACCGCCTGCGCGCTGATCTCGCGCGCGCGCGCCACCGAACTGCTCGGCACGATGCTGGGCGGCTACAACATCCAGCCGCTGATCGAATTGCTGCCGGACGCCGAAGTGGGCACCGTGGCCGCCGACGCACTGAAGAAAACCCTCCTGATGTTCGACCAGTTCCACGACGTCAAGGAACTGGCCGACAAGGGCAACGCCAACGCAAAGGCCGTGTTGCAAAGCTGGGCCGACGCGGAATGGTTCACGAGCCGTCCGGAAGTGCCGCAAAGCCTGACCGTCACGGTCTTCAAGGTGACGGGCGAAACCAACACCGACGACCTGTCGCCGGCCCCGGACGCTACCACCCGTCCGGACATCCCGTTGCACGCGCTGGCGATGCTGAAGAACGCGCGTCCCGGTATCACGCCGGAAGAGGACGGCAAGCGTGGCCCGGTCAAGTTCATCGAGTCGCTGAAGGAAAAGGGCCATCTGGTCGCGTACGTGGGCGACGTGGTCGGCACCGGTTCCTCGCGCAAGTCGGCCACCAACTCGGTGCTGTGGTTCACGGGCGAAGACATTCCCTTCATCCCGAACAAGCGCTTCGGCGGCGTCTGCCTCGGCGGCAAGATCGCCCCGATCTTCTACAACACGATGGAAGACGCCGGCGCTCTGCCGATCGAGCTAGACGTGTCGAAGATGGAAATGGGCGATGTCGTCGAACTGCGCCCGTACGAAGGCAAGGCGCTGAAGAACGGCGAAGTGATCGCCGAGTTTCAGGTCAAGTCCGACGTGCTGTTCGACGAAGTGCGCGCCGGCGGCCGCATTCCGCTGATCATCGGCCGCGGCCTGACCGCCAAGGCGCGTGAAGCGCTGGGCCTGGCACCGTCGACGCTGTTCCGCCTGCCGCAGCAGCCCGCCAACAGCGGCAAAGGCTTCTCGCTGGCCCAAAAGATGGTCGGCCGCGCCTGCGGTCTGCCGGAAGGTCAGGGCGTGCGTCCGGGCACGTACTGTGAACCGAAGATGACCTCGGTCGGCTCCCAGGACACCACGGGCCCGATGACCCGCGACGAACTCAAGGATCTGGCGTGCCTCGGTTTCTCGGCCGATCTCGTCATGCAGTCGTTCTGCCACACCGCCGCTTATCCGAAGCCGGTGGACGTGAAGACGCATCAAACCTTGCCGAACTTCATCAGCAATCGCGGCGGCATCGCGCTGCGCCCGGGCGACGGCGTGATCCACTCCTGGCTGAACCGCATGCTGCTGCCCGACACCGTGGGCACCGGCGGCGACTCGCACACGCGCTTTCCGATCGGTATCAGCTTCCCGGCCGGCTCGGGCCTGGTCGCGTTCGCGGCGGCCACCGGCACGATGCCGCTGGACATGCCGGAATCGGTGCTGATCCGCTTCAAGGGCAAGATGCAGCCGGGCGTGACCCTGCGTGACCTGGTCAACGCGATCCCGCTGTACGCGATCAAGCAAGGCACGCTGACGGTTGCCAAGCAAGGCAAGAAGAACCTCTTCTCCGGCCGCATTCTCGAAATCGAAGGCCTGCCCGATCTGAAGGTCGAGCAAGCGTTCGAACTGTCGGATGCGTCCGCCGAGCGCTCGGCTGCCGGTTGCACGGTCCACCTGAACAAGGAACCGATCATCGAATACCTCAACAGCAACGTCACGCTGTTGAAGTGGATGATCGCCCAGGGCTACCAGGACCCGCGCAGCCTGCAGCGCCGCATCAAGGCGATGGAGCAGTGGCTCGCCGACCCGCAACTGCTGTCGCCGGATGCCGACGCCGACTACGCAGCGGTCATCGAGATCGATCTCGCCGACATTCACGAGCCGATCGTCGCCTGCCCGAATGATCCGGACGACGTGAAGACGCTGTCGGACGTGGCCGGTGCCAAGATCGACGAAGTGTTCATCGGTTCATGCATGACCAACATCGGTCACTTCCGTGCCGCCTCGAAGCTGCTGGAAGGCAAGCGCGACATCCCGGTCAAGCTGTGGGTGGCCCCGCCCACCAAGATGGACCAGAAACAACTGACCGAGGAGGGCCACTACGGCGTCTTCGGCACAGCCGGTGCGCGTACCGAAATGCCGGGCTGCTCGCTGTGCATGGGCAACCAGGCACAGGTGCGCGAAGGCGCGACGGTCATGTCGACCTCGACCCGTAACTTCCCGAACCGCCTCGGCAAGAACACGAACGTGTACCTCGGCTCGGCGGAACTGGCGGCGATCTGCTCGCGTCTGGGCAGGATCCCGACCAAGGAGGAGTACATGGCCGACATGGGCGTGCTCAACGCCGACGGCGACAAGATCTATCAATACATGAACTTCGACCAGATCGAGGACTTCACGGAAGTGGCCGACACCGTGACGATGTAA
- a CDS encoding DUF1326 domain-containing protein, with protein sequence MSYQLMGSILEVCECKVLCPCWIGEDPDNGICRSALAYHYEQGAIDGVDVSGLTVAFAAFIPGNVLKGGWRVAMFVDERASDAQFDALVSVHRGERGGPLADLVQLIGEVVSVERATIEYAVVEGKGRMKVGQVIEAELEPYRGPTGEPTKLVESIFSTIPGSPAFVGRANSFRLQHEKLGLDLALTGHNAIQGSFSFAS encoded by the coding sequence ATGAGCTATCAACTGATGGGCAGCATCCTCGAAGTGTGCGAATGCAAGGTCCTGTGTCCGTGCTGGATCGGAGAAGATCCCGATAACGGCATTTGCCGCAGCGCGCTTGCTTACCACTATGAGCAAGGCGCGATCGACGGCGTCGATGTATCGGGCCTGACGGTCGCGTTCGCGGCGTTCATTCCGGGCAACGTGCTGAAAGGCGGCTGGCGTGTCGCGATGTTCGTCGACGAGCGCGCGAGCGACGCGCAATTCGATGCGCTGGTAAGCGTGCATCGTGGCGAGCGCGGCGGCCCTCTCGCGGATCTCGTCCAGCTGATCGGCGAAGTCGTGTCCGTGGAACGCGCGACGATCGAATACGCGGTCGTCGAGGGCAAGGGCAGGATGAAAGTCGGCCAGGTGATCGAGGCCGAGTTGGAGCCGTATCGCGGCCCGACCGGAGAACCGACCAAACTGGTCGAAAGCATCTTTTCGACGATACCGGGGTCGCCTGCCTTCGTCGGCAGGGCGAACTCTTTTCGCCTGCAACATGAAAAGCTCGGTCTCGATCTTGCGTTGACGGGGCATAACGCCATTCAAGGATCGTTCAGCTTCGCATCGTGA
- a CDS encoding DUF2182 domain-containing protein — translation MLERSRLFAPLFVALTTSAWIALWMWDAGPYARYLRHASWSELPLVGAICREVPGASVTIAALLHSVAWLLMIAAMMLPTAFPLFDTFRRMTIARDNRRTLMALLIVGYAAAWALFGVVAHSLDAALHRVADQSPILLANGWLIGAAIIAFAGLYQFSRLKHRCLDKCRSPLIFITERWRGRNARRESFRLGMSHGAFCIGCCWALMLLMFAVGTGSVGWMLALGAIMSAEKNFRWGKSIGQPLGVALLAWSAWIVVEHARIA, via the coding sequence ATGCTCGAACGCTCGCGGCTGTTCGCGCCGCTGTTCGTCGCGTTGACGACCAGCGCGTGGATCGCGTTATGGATGTGGGACGCCGGGCCCTACGCGCGCTATCTGCGTCACGCGAGCTGGAGCGAACTACCGCTCGTCGGCGCGATATGCCGCGAGGTGCCCGGCGCGAGCGTCACGATCGCCGCGTTGCTGCACAGCGTCGCATGGCTGCTGATGATCGCGGCGATGATGCTGCCCACTGCCTTCCCGCTTTTCGACACGTTCCGGCGGATGACGATCGCGCGCGACAACCGGCGCACGCTGATGGCGCTTCTGATCGTCGGTTATGCGGCGGCGTGGGCGCTGTTCGGCGTCGTCGCGCACAGCCTGGATGCAGCGCTGCATCGCGTCGCAGACCAATCTCCGATCCTGCTTGCGAACGGCTGGCTGATCGGTGCCGCGATCATCGCGTTCGCGGGCCTCTATCAGTTCAGCAGACTCAAGCATCGATGTCTCGACAAATGCCGCTCGCCGCTCATCTTCATCACCGAGCGTTGGCGCGGCAGGAATGCTCGCCGCGAGAGCTTTCGGCTCGGCATGAGTCACGGCGCTTTCTGCATCGGCTGCTGTTGGGCGCTGATGCTGCTGATGTTCGCGGTCGGCACAGGCAGCGTCGGCTGGATGCTGGCGTTGGGCGCGATCATGTCGGCCGAGAAGAATTTCCGCTGGGGCAAGTCCATCGGTCAGCCGCTCGGCGTCGCGTTGCTGGCGTGGTCTGCGTGGATCGTCGTGGAACATGCCCGCATCGCGTGA
- a CDS encoding alpha/beta fold hydrolase, whose product MVNTLPPSRPVAELAGFEHKFATVNGLRLHYVTGGNPEGDVVVLLAGFPESWFAWRKVMGLLADTYRIVAPDLPGQGDSDRPMDGYDTQTLASHVRGLLQQLGVTRYFLAAHDIGAWVAFPYAAMFADEVRRLALLDAGIPGVTLPDALSIAPERAWRTWHFAFHTLPDLPEVLLAGKEREYLEWFLRRKTANPDTFTDSDIDEYLRILRKDGGLRAGLAYYRAAHVSARQNEALKGRGMLELPLLTLGSDQGSIADMATPLRAFFTDVQGRTISHCGHFIPEEQPRAVADELTAFFAGAEK is encoded by the coding sequence ATGGTGAACACGTTGCCTCCATCAAGACCCGTTGCGGAGCTAGCAGGATTCGAGCACAAATTCGCGACCGTAAACGGACTTCGACTGCACTACGTGACGGGTGGGAACCCGGAGGGCGACGTGGTTGTCTTGCTCGCGGGATTTCCCGAGAGCTGGTTCGCCTGGCGCAAAGTGATGGGATTGCTCGCCGATACCTACAGAATCGTCGCACCGGACCTGCCTGGGCAAGGTGATTCGGATCGTCCGATGGACGGCTACGACACGCAGACCCTTGCAAGCCATGTCCGCGGTCTGCTCCAGCAACTCGGGGTGACCCGCTACTTTCTTGCTGCGCACGACATTGGCGCCTGGGTGGCATTTCCTTACGCGGCGATGTTCGCCGACGAGGTCCGGCGACTCGCGCTGCTGGATGCGGGAATCCCCGGCGTCACGTTGCCCGATGCGTTGTCGATTGCGCCCGAGCGTGCATGGCGCACCTGGCATTTTGCATTTCACACGCTGCCGGACTTGCCGGAAGTGCTGCTAGCCGGCAAGGAACGCGAATACCTCGAATGGTTTTTGCGGCGCAAGACGGCAAATCCCGATACTTTCACTGATTCCGATATCGACGAATATCTACGCATTCTGCGCAAAGACGGCGGCTTGCGCGCCGGCCTCGCCTACTATCGCGCGGCGCATGTGTCAGCCCGGCAGAACGAGGCGTTGAAGGGGCGTGGCATGCTCGAGCTGCCGCTGCTGACGCTTGGTTCCGATCAAGGTTCCATCGCCGATATGGCGACTCCTCTGCGAGCCTTTTTCACTGATGTGCAAGGCCGGACCATTAGTCACTGCGGGCACTTCATTCCAGAGGAACAACCGCGCGCGGTCGCTGACGAACTCACTGCGTTTTTTGCAGGCGCCGAGAAATGA
- a CDS encoding TetR/AcrR family transcriptional regulator has product MDVALDGAIRIFRERGYQGASLGDLGSAMGLTAGSIYKAFADKRAVFVAALDRYIQIRNGQLQTLIGAQQTGRDKVRAVLQFYAESAIGDEGKRGCLVVGSAIDLLALDDEVASRVVAALQRTERLLCRLIRLGQTDGSIASAVDSDAAGRTLLSLTQGFRVLGKVGQSRARMMAAADQAMRLLD; this is encoded by the coding sequence ATGGACGTAGCCTTGGACGGCGCAATTCGGATTTTTCGCGAGCGCGGTTATCAAGGCGCGTCTCTGGGGGACCTCGGTTCAGCGATGGGACTCACGGCCGGCAGTATCTACAAGGCATTTGCCGATAAGCGAGCGGTGTTCGTTGCCGCCCTCGACCGCTACATCCAGATACGAAATGGCCAGTTGCAGACCTTGATCGGCGCGCAGCAAACCGGTCGCGACAAAGTCAGGGCCGTTCTGCAGTTTTATGCTGAATCGGCGATTGGCGATGAGGGCAAGCGAGGCTGTCTCGTAGTCGGAAGTGCAATCGACTTGCTGGCGCTCGATGATGAAGTCGCAAGTCGTGTCGTCGCGGCCTTGCAGCGAACGGAGCGCCTGTTGTGCCGTCTGATCCGGCTTGGCCAGACAGACGGCTCGATCGCGTCCGCCGTGGATTCGGACGCGGCTGGCCGCACGCTGCTGAGCTTGACACAAGGCTTCAGGGTGCTCGGCAAAGTCGGGCAATCCCGCGCACGCATGATGGCGGCCGCCGATCAGGCCATGCGCCTGCTGGACTAA